Proteins encoded together in one Lathyrus oleraceus cultivar Zhongwan6 chromosome 5, CAAS_Psat_ZW6_1.0, whole genome shotgun sequence window:
- the LOC127086911 gene encoding zinc finger CCCH domain-containing protein 2, producing the protein MSTICDEQQNHKFPSSYQPLSPKKPLREIDIPPRKLLTRRTTVADMFSDDTILQKYLPHNDSDSDSDDPYSSDHFRMYEFKVRRCTRSRSHDWTDCPFAHPGEKARRRDPRRFHYSGNVCPEYRRGGCNRGDSCEFAHGVFECWLHPARYRTEACKDGKNCKRKICFFAHTPRQLRILPVTSSNSNEQFSCNKKNNKLLNNHVASKSNHCCLICHCGGNGNANNSPTSTLFGMSHFSPPVSPPVSPMKPQNDASCSSLSRYGSLVNSNNLRYRDMLIDLLGSFEGMNFNEGSSSSLVSGLQKQNNMGYFDVPVNSEEQVQKQFIVSPSASSFDQQQQQHFNILSPSIQQNLTPFNDGGDSNINMFLRDNNIDNDKVLVGGDVPDLGWVNELLM; encoded by the coding sequence ATGAGTACTATTTGTGATGAGCAACAAAACCACAAGTTTCCTTCTTCTTACCAACCTCTCTCTCCCAAAAAACCTCTTAGAGAAATCGATATCCCTCCGAGAAAACTACTCACCCGCCGCACCACCGTCGCTGACATGTTCTCCGATGATACTATCCTTCAAAAATATCTCCCTCACAATGACTCTGACTCGGACTCCGACGATCCTTACTCTTCCGACCATTTCCGCATGTATGAATTCAAAGTCCGGCGATGCACTCGTAGCCGGAGTCACGACTGGACTGACTGTCCATTCGCACACCCCGGCGAGAAAGCACGCCGCCGTGATCCACGAAGGTTTCATTACTCAGGGAATGTTTGTCCTGAGTATCGTCGCGGTGGCTGTAACCGCGGCGATTCTTGTGAGTTTGCTCACGGTGTTTTTGAATGCTGGCTTCATCCGGCTAGGTACAGAACAGAAGCTTGCAAAGATGGGAAAAACTGTAAGAGAAAAATTTGTTTTTTCGCACACACTCCTCGTCAGTTAAGAATCCTTCCGGTAACTTCTTCAAATTCAAATGAACAATTCTCATGCAACAAGAAAAATAATAAGCTTTTGAATAACCATGTTGCATCAAAATCAAACCATTGTTGTTTGATTTGTCATTGTGGTGGTAATGGCAATGCTAATAACTCTCCAACTTCAACACTTTTTGGTATGTCTCATTTCTCGCCGCCGGTGTCTCCTCCCGTGTCTCCAATGAAGCCTCAAAATGATGCTTCATGTTCATCTCTCTCACGCTATGGTTCATTGGTCAATAGTAATAATCTTCGTTATAGAGATATGCTTATTGATCTTTTGGGTTCTTTTGAAGGGATGAATTTCAATGAAGGTTCATCTTCTTCACTTGTTTCTGGTTTACAGAAACAAAACAACATGGGTTATTTTGACGTTCCTGTTAACTCTGAGGAACAGGTTCAGAAACAGTTTATTGTTTCACCTTCTGCATCTTCTTTTGATCAGCAGCAACAACAGCATTTCAATATTCTTTCACCTTCGATTCAACAGAATTTGACACCATTCAACGATGGTGGTGATAGTAACATAAACATGTTTTTGAGAGATAACAATATCGACAATGATAAGGTTCTTGTCGGTGGTGATGTTCCTGATCTCGGTTGGGTTAATGAGCTTCTGATGTAA